The following are from one region of the Microtus ochrogaster isolate Prairie Vole_2 chromosome 17, MicOch1.0, whole genome shotgun sequence genome:
- the LOC101989676 gene encoding beta-defensin 130-like, with the protein MRPHSCLAVLVLFVMIMPKGKAGVIPGEKQCILLKGICKDIACTSTDDTIGECNDEKKCCRKWWVFEPYPTPIPRGKSP; encoded by the exons ATGAGACCCCATTCCTGCCTGGCTGTCCTCGTGTTGTTTGTGATGATAATGCCAAAAG GAAAAGCTGGCGTTATCCCTGGGGAAAAGCAATGCATTTTGTTGAAAGGGATATGCAAAGACATAGCATGCACGTCCACAGATGATACCATTGGCGAATGCAATGATGAGAAAAAATGCTGTCGGAAATGGTGGGTGTTCGAACCCTACCCAACACCCATTCCTAGAGGAAAATCTCCTTAG
- the LOC101989964 gene encoding beta-defensin 109-like, with translation MRFHLILYTILFLLTLLPPVRSGLGAAETHCFNLEGICRRDICKIIEDEIGSCRRRWKCCRMWWVLVPIPTPVIFSDYQEPLKNKIK, from the exons ATGAGATTCCATCTGATCCTCTATACTATCCTCTTCCTTTTGACTCTCTTACCCCCAG TTAGAAGTGGTTTGGGTGCTGCAGAGACCCACTGTTTCAACCTGGAAGGCATTTGCAGACGAGACATTTGCAAAATAATAGAAGATGAGATCGGCAGTTGCCGAAGAAGATGGAAATGCTGCAGGATGTGGTGGGTTCTTGTGCCAATCCCAACCCCAGTTATCTTTTCAGACTATCAAGAACCCCTCAAGAACAAGATAAAATAG
- the Defb108b gene encoding beta-defensin 108B, translating to MKIAVLCFTTVFLTIQVLPVRGKFKEICDRPNGVCQLYCLETEVYVGRCLNRRACCLPMGNQPRVEDVTPKS from the exons ATGAAGATCGCTGTCCTCTGCTTTACCACTGTCTTCCTCACGATTCAAGTTCTACCAG TCAGGGGCAAGTTCAAAGAAATCTGCGATCGCCCAAATGGTGTTTGCCAGTTGTATTGCCTTGAAACGGAAGTCTACGTTGGGAGGTGTTTAAATAGACGAGCGTGCTGCCTGCCCATGGGGAATCAACCCAGAGTTGAGGACGTCACACCCAAGAGCTGA